A part of Anolis carolinensis isolate JA03-04 unplaced genomic scaffold, rAnoCar3.1.pri scaffold_10, whole genome shotgun sequence genomic DNA contains:
- the fam98c gene encoding protein FAM98C — MRIWNQEVSLGCTGTMEGSGGERCLSMEAFAQVAEGGVSSPQFTALCSWLVSELRLFCPLEEDVNPTEGPEDAEMFQIEVSGLLNELNCPYPSLTKGDVTARLSTPENCLQLLYFLSSELLAARLQARKAPRSPEQDDRAGEAMRELHHICKALGMEEPDPTCSIHQLMADIESKILEVLSTLPAEKMAPLLKVPLSTAEWETLSNIHKALQAEYQKRKRMMATRLDVTVASFHWSERAEKHRAAMTAVFEPLRQSLLGSSQITLAQLLAAREDFSRIIKTSSGASRDKTSCAINKVLMVGDVPDRGGRPGEIEPPMPIWEKRREGGGGGGGHQRWGKRSKKKKK; from the exons ATGCGCATTTGGAACCAGGAAGTGAGTTTGGGTTGTACAGGGACCATGGAGGGGAGTGGAGGAGAAAG GTGCCTCTCCATGGAAGCCTTTGCCCAAGTGGCAGAAGGCGGTGTCTCTAGCCCACAGTTCACGGCACTCTGCTCTTGGCTGGTCTCCGAGCTCCGCCTCTTTTGCCCTCTGGAAGAGGATGTGAATCCAACTGAAG GCCCTGAGGATGCAGAGATGTTCCAAATTGAAGTGAGCGGTCTCCTGAATGAGCTCAATTGCCCTTATCCCTCACTGACCAAAGGCGATGTCACAGCCAGACTCAGCACTCCAGAGAATTGTCTCCAGCTGCTGT ATTTCTTGAGCTCTGAGCTCCTTGCAGCCCGGCTTCAGGCACGGAAAGCACCCCGCTCGCCTGAGCAAGACGACAGAGCCGGCGAAGCCATGCGTGAGCTCCACCACATCTGCAAGGCCCTGGGAATGGAGGAACCAGATCCCACTTGCTCTATCCATCAGCTCATGGCTGACATAGAATCCAAG ATCTTGGAGGTACTTTCTACACTACCCGCTGAGAAGATGGCACCACTCCTGAAGGTCCCGCTTTCTACTGCAGAATGG GAGACATTGTCAAACATCCACAAAGCCCTGCAAGCGGAGTACCAGAAACGGAAGCGGATGATGGCCACTCGCCTTGATGTCACTGTTGCATCTTTCCATTGGTCTGAGAGGGCCGAG AAGCATAGAGCAGCCATGACGGCCGTCTTTGAGCCCTTGAGGCAGTCTCTACTGGGCAGTTCCCAGATCACCCTTGCCCAATTGCTCGCGGCTAGGGAGGACTTTTCGCGTATCATCAAGACCAGCAGTGGAGCCTCACGAGACAAGACCAGTTGTGCAATAAACAAG GTGCTGATGGTTGGTGATGTGCCGGACCGGGGAGGGCGCCCAGGTGAGATCGAGCCCCCGATGCCCATTTGGGAAAAGAggcgagagggaggaggaggaggaggaggtcacCAGCGTTGGGGCAAACggagcaagaagaagaaaaaatga